In a single window of the Ignavibacteriales bacterium genome:
- a CDS encoding VOC family protein: MPNINPYLNFGGNTEEAFNFYKSVFGGEFKTLQRFKDTPEAGRVPVNELDKIMHVALPIGKGNTLMATDALESMGHKLSVGNNFSLSVETESEAEVDNIFNKLSKGGKVLMHLEKVFWGSYFGMLNDKFGIQWMVSHDNNQQK; encoded by the coding sequence ATGCCGAATATTAATCCATATTTAAACTTCGGTGGTAACACAGAAGAAGCATTTAATTTTTATAAATCAGTATTTGGTGGAGAATTTAAAACTCTGCAACGCTTCAAAGATACACCGGAAGCGGGAAGGGTTCCGGTGAATGAACTAGACAAAATCATGCACGTAGCTTTACCGATAGGAAAAGGAAACACTCTTATGGCAACTGATGCTCTGGAATCTATGGGACATAAGTTGTCTGTTGGGAATAATTTCTCTCTTTCAGTTGAAACTGAAAGCGAAGCTGAAGTAGATAATATATTTAACAAACTTTCGAAAGGTGGGAAAGTACTAATGCATTTAGAAAAAGTTTTTTGGGGTTCCTACTTTGGAATGCTCAATGATAAGTTTGGTATTCAGTGGATGGTTAGTCACGACAATAATCAACAAAAATAA